A stretch of Acipenser ruthenus chromosome 1, fAciRut3.2 maternal haplotype, whole genome shotgun sequence DNA encodes these proteins:
- the LOC117420594 gene encoding gastrin-releasing peptide-like, which translates to MGAEFTVCKYRSVLSLIVLGVVICRTHFGSAVPVQNEEPLTKMYPRGSHWAVGHLMGKKSIGLPFGYEGDDKMFYASAPEEVKQLEGYLQWSEFVKNLIRLLDVNDSRNAQLLRQEILFNRKKQWEAADTTTKNNNLKEMTDYLLQILNMKDNNPS; encoded by the exons ATGGGTGCCGAATTTACCGTTTGTAAATATCGTTCTGTGCTTTCTTTGATAGTTTTAGGGGTAGTTATCTGTAGGACCCACTTCGGATCTGCCGTCCCAGTGCAAAACGAAGAACCTCTTACTAAAATGTACCCCAGAGGCAGCCACTGGGCTGTAG GTCATTTGATGGGGAAGAAGAGCATTGGCTTGCCTTTTGGTTATGAGGGTGATGACAAGATGTTCTATGCATCTGCACCAGAAGAAGTCAAACAGCTTGAAGGATACTTGCAGTGGTCTGAATTTGTCAAAAACTTGATAAGGTTATTGGATGTGAACGACAGTCGGAATGCCCAGCTTTTAAGACAAGAGATTCTGTTCAATAGAAAGAAACAGTGGGAGGCAGCAGACACCACcaccaaaaacaacaacttaAAGGAG atgacAGACTACCTGCTGCAGATTCTGAATATGAAAGACAATAACCCAAGTTGA
- the LOC117420630 gene encoding retinal homeobox protein Rx-B-like: MRYLSVSANMMDESLSLSGSLVRSPGNPSRIHSIDAILGFTKEDAILHSAFPSNGNSRHVNDPERSSSRTCCSKMSPVKKEDHDSQSFDNAYCTSSSGSSISPDLPEGRETENKIVDEDHPKKKHRRNRTTFTTFQLHELERAFEKSHYPDVYSREELAMKVNLPEVRVQVWFQNRRAKWRRQEKLEVSSMKLQDSSMLTFNRSPQQSAMGNISSNLPLEHWLTPPMSTATTLQSLPGFLPTPQGMPSSYTSPSFLNSSSMGHSLPHMGAMGPPPPYQCGGSTFLDKFPLEEADPRNSSIASLRMKAKEHIQSFGKIW, encoded by the exons ATGCGTTATCTAAGTGTTTCCGCCAACATGATGGACGAAAGTTTGTCTCTATCAGGAAGCTTAGTAAGAAGCCCCGGAAATCCGTCTAGAATCCACAGTATAGATGCAATTTTGGGATTTACAAAGGAGGACGCTATCTTGCACTCAGCGTTTCCCTCAAATGGAAATTCGAGGCACGTCAATGATCCAGAACGGAGTAGCTCAAGAACCTGCTGCAGCAAGATGTCACCTGTGAAGAAAGAAGATCATGATTCTCAAAGTTTTGATA aCGCATATTGCACAAGCAGTTCGGGGTCTTCGATAAGTCCAGATTTACCAGAAGGAAgagaaactgaaaacaaaattgtAGATGAAGATCATCCTAAAAAGAAACACAGACGCAACCGAACAACGTTCACGACTTTCCAGCTCCACGAGTTGGAAAGAGCCTTTGAAAAATCTCATTACCCTGATGTTTACAGCAGAGAAGAACTGGCGATGAAAGTAAACCTGCCAGAAGTTAGAGTGCAG GTATGGTTTCAAAACAGACGAGCCAAATGGAGGCGACAAGAAAAACTGGAAGTGAGCTCAATGAAGCTTCAAGATTCCTCTATGCTGACTTTTAACAGATCTCCCCAGCAATCAGCGATGGGTAACATCAGCAGCAATTTGCCGCTGGAGCACTGGCTTACGCCACCGATGTCTACAGCCACCACACTGCAGAGCCTACCGGGATTCTTGCCCACTCCACAGGGCATGCCAAGCAGCTACACGTCACCATCGTTTCTAAACTCGTCATCCATGGGGCACAGCCTTCCGCATATGGGTGCAATGGGCCCACCCCCGCCATACCAATGTGGTGGATCCACCTTCCTTGATAAGTTTCCTTTGGAAGAAGCTGACCCAAGAAACTCTAGCATTGCATCGCTGAGGATGAAAGCAAAGGAGCACATTCAGTCCTTTGGGAAAATCTGGTAG